A genomic stretch from Flavobacterium humidisoli includes:
- a CDS encoding UDP-glucose--hexose-1-phosphate uridylyltransferase, translating to MKNFDINEDPHRRFNPLINEWVLVSPHRAKRPWQGQNETISTEELPKYDPTCYLCPGNVRANGMNNPQYESSFVFENDFAAMKQDEIIFEDDIKHTFFKAKPEQGISRVVCFSPRHDLTLPEMEIGDIENIIRTWQKEYTDLGNIKFINHVQIFENKGSVMGCSNPHPHGQIWAQSSLPTQVEKTQNSLKSYYDKNQTTLLEDYVKAELKAGDRIVIENDHFVALVPFWAIWPYETMIISKRAVNKITNFTAAESTAFAKILKQLTTKYDNLFNTSFPYSSGIHQSPTDGLIHPEWHFHMHFYPPLLRSATVKKFMVGYEMLGESQRDITPEKSAEILRQLSDVHYKSLVKA from the coding sequence ATGAAAAATTTTGACATTAACGAAGATCCGCACAGACGCTTCAACCCATTAATTAACGAATGGGTCTTGGTTTCACCTCACCGTGCAAAACGCCCTTGGCAAGGACAAAATGAAACTATTTCTACAGAAGAACTTCCTAAATACGACCCAACTTGTTACTTGTGTCCTGGAAATGTTCGTGCCAACGGAATGAATAATCCGCAATACGAAAGCAGTTTTGTTTTTGAAAATGATTTTGCAGCCATGAAACAGGACGAAATCATTTTTGAAGACGATATCAAACATACTTTTTTTAAGGCAAAACCAGAACAGGGAATTTCAAGAGTGGTTTGCTTTTCGCCAAGACACGATCTGACTCTTCCAGAAATGGAAATTGGAGATATTGAAAACATCATTAGAACTTGGCAGAAAGAATATACCGATTTAGGAAATATTAAATTCATCAACCACGTTCAGATTTTTGAAAACAAAGGAAGTGTTATGGGCTGCAGCAACCCGCATCCGCATGGCCAAATTTGGGCACAATCTTCTCTACCAACTCAGGTTGAAAAAACACAAAATAGCTTAAAATCGTACTACGATAAAAATCAGACAACATTGTTAGAAGATTACGTAAAGGCCGAATTGAAAGCTGGCGATCGCATTGTAATCGAAAATGATCATTTTGTGGCATTAGTTCCGTTTTGGGCAATCTGGCCGTATGAAACCATGATTATCAGCAAAAGAGCTGTAAACAAAATCACCAATTTTACAGCAGCTGAAAGTACCGCTTTCGCGAAAATCTTAAAGCAACTTACAACGAAGTATGATAATTTATTTAATACTTCATTTCCATATTCGTCAGGCATTCACCAATCGCCAACAGATGGTTTAATCCATCCAGAATGGCATTTCCACATGCATTTTTATCCGCCTTTGTTGAGATCTGCAACGGTAAAGAAATTTATGGTTGGATATGAAATGTTGGGCGAATCACAGCGCGATATTACACCCGAAAAAAGCGCCGAAATTTTGAGACAGCTTTCAGATGTACATTACAAAAGCCTAGTAAAAGCTTAA
- the galK gene encoding galactokinase, which translates to MNDILIQNTVAFFEKSFGSSPQKTVLSPGRINIIGEHIDYNDGYVLPAAIDKVICFAFEKNNTQTSKIIAIDLNEEFEIDLTQEVKLSDVVWTNYIRGVIKQLQDNGFSFDGFNCVFSSNIPVGSGLSSSAALECGMIFGIKSLFDLKIEKKDISLLGQKAEHWVGINCGIMDQFSSVHGLENKVIKLDCNTLDFEYHNADFKDYSLILFDSNVKHSLFTSEYNTRRIECEEGLSIIKNHFPEVKSFRDSSVEQVLSLKDKMTEKVFDRVHFVVKEINRVIKACEALDQGNIELLGELLFETHDGLSKEYEVSCEELDMLVDTAKEDDAIIGSRLMGGGFGGCTINLVKKGNENEVKRKFSKLYLDTFGIELKFYDVKISNGTTLL; encoded by the coding sequence ATGAATGATATTTTAATACAAAATACCGTTGCTTTTTTTGAGAAATCCTTCGGGTCTTCTCCTCAAAAAACGGTACTTTCTCCAGGCAGAATCAACATCATTGGAGAACATATTGACTACAATGACGGTTATGTTTTGCCTGCTGCAATTGACAAAGTGATTTGCTTTGCTTTTGAAAAAAACAATACTCAAACTTCTAAAATAATTGCCATCGATTTGAATGAAGAATTTGAAATCGATTTAACTCAGGAAGTAAAACTGAGCGATGTGGTCTGGACCAATTACATTCGTGGCGTAATCAAACAATTGCAAGATAACGGATTTTCGTTTGATGGTTTTAACTGTGTTTTCAGCAGTAATATTCCGGTTGGTTCTGGATTGTCTTCTTCTGCAGCTTTGGAATGCGGAATGATTTTCGGAATCAAATCTCTTTTTGATTTAAAAATTGAGAAAAAAGACATTTCATTATTAGGGCAAAAAGCAGAACACTGGGTTGGTATCAACTGCGGAATTATGGATCAGTTTTCAAGCGTTCACGGTCTTGAAAATAAAGTGATCAAATTAGATTGCAACACTTTAGATTTTGAATATCACAATGCCGACTTCAAAGATTATTCTCTAATTTTATTTGATTCTAATGTAAAACATTCACTTTTTACATCAGAATATAATACGAGAAGAATTGAATGCGAGGAAGGTTTATCTATCATAAAAAATCACTTCCCAGAAGTAAAAAGTTTCAGAGATTCTTCTGTAGAACAAGTTTTGAGCTTAAAGGATAAGATGACTGAAAAAGTTTTTGACAGAGTTCATTTTGTTGTAAAAGAAATCAATCGTGTTATCAAAGCTTGCGAAGCTTTAGACCAAGGAAATATAGAACTTTTAGGAGAACTGCTTTTTGAAACACATGATGGCTTATCTAAAGAATACGAGGTAAGCTGCGAAGAATTAGACATGCTTGTTGATACCGCAAAAGAAGATGATGCCATTATTGGTTCCCGACTTATGGGAGGCGGTTTTGGAGGCTGCACTATCAATTTAGTTAAAAAAGGAAATGAAAATGAGGTAAAGCGTAAGTTCTCTAAACTTTATTTAGATACATTTGGAATTGAATTAAAATTCTATGATGTAAAAATCTCTAACGGAACAACGCTACTTTAA
- a CDS encoding aldose epimerase family protein has protein sequence MEIKHISHLKETHNCKLFGLMPNKEEIYSFDLVNKTGMKVQIINYGATVTSIQIPVNGKLTDVVLGFDNLESYLESYNLPSAPYFGTTVGRYAGRIHNATFSLDDKKFQLDRNNNGNTLHGGVMGFGRKAWNVVNATSGENPSITFALLSAHLDENFPGEMTVYLTYTLTEENELKLEYRATSTEDTIINLTHHSYFNLDGHDGNVLEQQMFIKSAKMLETNSDNIPTGNFTDLSNHDFDFRNPKSCPFPIDNSFVVNSKTEIVAQLISLKNNLRMNVYTDQPSVHIYVGGNCFGKLKGKENVDYNAQSGICFETQNFPDAPNHAHFPNAVLKKGEEYTQKTLYKFETLN, from the coding sequence ATGGAAATAAAACACATATCGCATTTAAAAGAGACTCATAATTGCAAATTATTTGGTTTAATGCCGAATAAGGAAGAAATTTATTCTTTTGATCTGGTTAATAAAACTGGAATGAAGGTTCAGATCATCAATTATGGAGCAACTGTAACTTCAATCCAAATTCCGGTAAACGGAAAACTAACAGATGTTGTATTAGGCTTTGATAATTTAGAATCGTATTTAGAATCCTATAATTTGCCAAGCGCTCCTTATTTCGGAACTACTGTGGGCCGTTATGCAGGTCGTATTCATAATGCAACTTTTAGCCTTGATGATAAAAAGTTTCAGCTAGATAGAAACAACAACGGCAACACGCTTCATGGAGGAGTAATGGGATTTGGAAGAAAAGCATGGAATGTAGTTAATGCAACTTCTGGCGAAAATCCTTCTATTACTTTTGCCCTTTTGAGTGCCCATTTGGACGAAAATTTTCCTGGCGAAATGACGGTTTATTTAACTTATACTTTGACTGAAGAAAATGAATTGAAGTTAGAATACAGAGCAACCTCAACAGAAGATACCATCATCAATTTGACGCATCATAGTTATTTTAACCTTGATGGACATGACGGAAATGTTTTAGAACAGCAAATGTTTATCAAATCGGCTAAAATGCTGGAGACCAATTCTGACAATATTCCAACAGGAAATTTTACCGACTTAAGCAATCATGATTTTGACTTTAGAAACCCAAAAAGCTGTCCGTTTCCAATTGACAATTCTTTTGTAGTGAATTCTAAAACTGAAATCGTAGCGCAATTAATCAGCTTAAAAAATAACCTAAGAATGAATGTTTATACCGATCAGCCAAGTGTACATATATATGTAGGCGGAAATTGTTTCGGAAAACTGAAAGGAAAAGAAAACGTTGATTACAATGCCCAAAGCGGAATTTGTTTTGAAACGCAGAATTTCCCAGATGCACCAAATCATGCTCATTTTCCAAATGCTGTTTTGAAAAAGGGGGAAGAATACACTCAAAAAACACTTTACAAATTTGAAACTTTAAACTAA
- a CDS encoding GntR family transcriptional regulator, producing the protein MNIISIQNNIGLPKYKQIILSIEKAIEEGNLIKGDRLPSVNKVCLAFSLSRDTVLLAYDELKKRGIIYAIPGKGYYVKSVEITITQKVFLLFDELNIFKEDIYNSFLKNIGKNVQVDIFFHHFNVQVFKKLINDSNGNYTKYIIMPTNLNDIVDSIKTLPVSDVIILDQTNSDLKMFPAIYQNHQKDIFEGLMKGKSRLSKYKKLILIFPGFREPPGMKLGFESFCQTYGLDYEIISDFSNQSIALGDLYIIPHDRDLLLVIENAMSRNLKLGEDFGIISYNETPLKKIAANGITTISTNFELMGKILADMVLKGTKEQIENRSALILRNSL; encoded by the coding sequence ATGAACATTATTTCAATTCAAAATAACATCGGTCTGCCAAAATATAAGCAGATTATTCTTTCAATCGAAAAAGCGATTGAAGAAGGAAATTTGATTAAAGGCGATAGGCTTCCATCGGTAAATAAAGTCTGTCTGGCTTTTTCTTTATCTCGTGATACGGTCTTGCTGGCGTATGACGAATTGAAGAAAAGAGGAATCATTTACGCTATTCCAGGAAAGGGATATTACGTTAAAAGCGTTGAAATCACTATAACTCAGAAGGTTTTTTTACTTTTTGATGAGTTGAATATTTTCAAAGAAGATATTTATAATTCATTTTTAAAAAACATCGGAAAAAATGTTCAGGTCGATATTTTTTTCCACCACTTTAATGTTCAGGTTTTCAAAAAGCTGATAAATGACAGCAACGGAAATTATACAAAATACATTATTATGCCGACGAACTTAAACGATATCGTCGATTCTATAAAAACCCTACCAGTAAGCGACGTAATTATTTTGGATCAGACCAATTCAGATTTAAAAATGTTTCCTGCAATTTATCAAAATCACCAAAAAGATATTTTTGAAGGTTTGATGAAAGGCAAATCGCGATTATCAAAATACAAGAAACTGATTTTAATTTTCCCAGGTTTTAGAGAACCTCCAGGAATGAAATTAGGATTTGAATCGTTTTGCCAGACTTATGGTTTGGATTATGAAATTATTTCAGATTTTAGCAATCAATCTATTGCGTTGGGAGATTTATATATTATACCGCATGATCGTGACTTGCTCTTGGTTATAGAAAATGCAATGAGCAGAAATTTAAAATTGGGAGAAGATTTCGGAATTATATCGTACAATGAAACTCCATTGAAGAAAATTGCCGCAAACGGAATTACCACTATTTCAACCAATTTTGAGTTGATGGGAAAAATTCTGGCAGATATGGTTTTGAAAGGAACAAAAGAGCAGATCGAAAATAGATCTGCTCTTATATTACGTAACTCTTTATAA
- a CDS encoding NUDIX hydrolase produces the protein MLNSYSSADKVLLAVDCIIFGFDNDGLKILLIQRDFEPEKGKWSLIGGFLKRDEVLDAAATRILNTYTGLNDIYMEQLYAYSEIDRDPVERTISVSYFALINIENHNAELIQNYHAEWFPINDAPNLIFDHNEMVQNAIKRLRYKTSVKPIGFELLPEKFTMRQLLELYEAILSKELDKRNFISKINSLEILNKLEEKDMQSSRKGSYLYTFNKEKYEEKLLNNFVLNL, from the coding sequence ATGCTAAATAGTTATAGCTCTGCTGATAAAGTTTTACTGGCAGTAGACTGCATCATTTTCGGATTCGACAATGATGGTCTGAAAATCCTTTTGATTCAAAGAGATTTTGAGCCTGAAAAAGGGAAATGGTCCTTAATTGGAGGTTTTCTAAAACGTGATGAAGTTTTAGATGCTGCCGCAACTAGAATCTTAAATACCTATACAGGTCTTAACGATATTTATATGGAGCAACTTTATGCTTACAGTGAAATTGATCGTGACCCTGTAGAAAGAACCATTTCGGTTTCTTACTTTGCTTTAATTAATATCGAAAACCACAATGCAGAATTGATCCAGAATTACCACGCTGAATGGTTCCCGATTAACGACGCTCCAAACTTAATTTTTGACCATAACGAAATGGTTCAAAATGCTATTAAGAGGCTTCGATACAAAACTTCTGTAAAACCAATTGGCTTTGAATTGCTTCCTGAGAAATTCACAATGCGCCAGCTTTTAGAACTGTACGAAGCTATTTTGAGCAAAGAATTGGACAAAAGAAATTTCATCAGTAAAATAAATTCTCTGGAAATTCTAAATAAACTAGAAGAAAAAGACATGCAGTCTTCTCGAAAAGGTTCTTACTTATATACCTTCAACAAAGAGAAATATGAAGAAAAACTACTAAATAATTTTGTACTCAATTTATAA
- a CDS encoding SusC/RagA family TonB-linked outer membrane protein, with the protein MITKQKLLLYCNFLLPKTNWILAVLMLLFSVNQMSAQGKTITGVVTSAQDNLPLPGVNIIIKGTKTVATTGFDGEYSIKASTNDVLVFSFIGFQNKEIVVGSQSKIDVALGEDTNKLNEVVVIGYGTQKKSDLTGSVSVVNLESAKKVVTYDAAKMLQGQVPGVTVQSSGEPGGFVNVKIRGITSFSNNNPLFVIDGIMVDSPYDFAPGEIESMQVLKDASSAAIYGVRGANGVVIITTKKGKQGKMDIKFKSIVGLQNVAKKWDVTDRVGYQKITSEAERNRDIRAGVPVSIAPGNDPNSPSYISNVNTDWQKESFQTGVVQNQALTFTGGAESIAYSFNVDYFKNTSYIKTPQDYERLSTNLNLNGKKGKFKYGAKIAYTQSDKEIFNEYNAGQTVVSDILGAIPTMPVYDANRLGGYGGTDNLTQRAISMNPIGYNNLIDNNGKRNRFIGDVWGEVEIVKGLKYKLDVSYDRTDWENRKFIPPSDLGWYYITTNDEASLDVETGNELRTFLNNLLTYEVTLGKHKIDALAGWIQEKRDYHRYNMRGVGFTPNDIPMLQYADARNASEYKFTITGISYISRLNYAYDDRYLLQANFRQDKTSLFSEKNNSANFYSFSGGWKISNEKFWTLPEWISNIKLRGGYGTLGNNTISQYFFASTVNSFAGYDFNNELAPGTTVVAALDPNVKWEKSTNSNVGIELGFLNNDLQFTAEYFVKKSDDLLLGVPLPFSTGAFPASVTTNAGSMKNSGVEFTAAYSNHHHKFKYDISANFGTLKNEVTKIGVNGNPIYGAVSKTEVGRSVGEMFAWEAIGIFQNAAEVAASPTQTGAAPGDVKFRDVNGDGIITDADRTFQGVTIPKYGFGFNFSASYSNFDFSMFWQGAGGNKVFNAMYRNLMIGQYTNHHTDELNYWTPTNTNTNIPAPVIGDPNGNSRDSNRFIESGDYVKLQTMEIGYNIPIKDKFIEKAKVYLNGQNLLIISKYKGYDPDFNSDGLLSRGYDAGSFPNPRTISLGVEVSF; encoded by the coding sequence ATGATTACAAAACAAAAATTACTTTTGTATTGCAATTTTCTATTGCCAAAAACAAATTGGATTTTAGCAGTATTAATGCTATTATTTTCTGTTAATCAGATGTCTGCTCAAGGCAAAACGATAACAGGGGTTGTTACATCGGCGCAAGACAATCTTCCTTTGCCGGGTGTAAACATTATAATAAAAGGAACCAAAACAGTTGCTACAACTGGATTTGATGGAGAGTATTCGATTAAAGCATCAACAAATGATGTTTTAGTTTTTTCATTTATAGGATTTCAGAACAAAGAGATAGTCGTAGGAAGCCAGTCTAAAATTGATGTGGCTTTGGGCGAAGACACCAATAAACTTAACGAGGTAGTTGTTATTGGTTACGGAACTCAAAAGAAATCAGATTTAACAGGTTCTGTAAGTGTTGTTAATTTAGAATCGGCTAAAAAAGTAGTTACGTATGATGCTGCAAAAATGCTTCAAGGACAAGTGCCAGGTGTTACTGTACAATCTTCAGGAGAACCCGGAGGTTTTGTGAATGTGAAGATTAGAGGTATAACTTCATTTAGCAACAATAATCCACTTTTTGTAATCGACGGAATTATGGTCGATTCACCTTATGATTTTGCTCCAGGAGAAATTGAATCAATGCAGGTTTTAAAAGATGCATCATCGGCTGCTATTTATGGTGTGCGCGGTGCAAATGGTGTTGTAATTATTACGACTAAAAAAGGAAAACAAGGCAAAATGGACATTAAGTTCAAGTCTATTGTAGGTCTTCAAAATGTTGCTAAAAAATGGGATGTTACCGATCGAGTTGGGTATCAGAAAATTACTAGCGAGGCTGAAAGAAATAGAGATATTAGAGCAGGTGTTCCTGTAAGTATTGCTCCAGGAAATGATCCAAATAGTCCATCGTACATATCGAATGTAAATACAGATTGGCAAAAAGAATCTTTTCAGACGGGTGTTGTACAAAATCAAGCCTTGACATTTACAGGAGGTGCAGAAAGTATTGCTTACAGCTTTAATGTTGACTATTTTAAAAATACAAGTTACATTAAAACACCTCAGGACTATGAAAGATTGTCTACCAATTTAAATTTAAATGGTAAAAAAGGAAAATTTAAATATGGTGCAAAAATAGCTTATACACAATCTGATAAGGAAATTTTTAATGAATACAATGCAGGTCAAACGGTTGTAAGTGATATTTTAGGAGCTATTCCGACTATGCCAGTTTATGATGCAAATAGACTTGGCGGTTATGGAGGTACAGACAACCTGACTCAGAGAGCAATTTCTATGAACCCTATTGGATACAACAATCTGATTGATAATAATGGAAAAAGAAATCGCTTCATTGGAGATGTTTGGGGAGAAGTCGAAATCGTAAAAGGTCTTAAATACAAACTGGATGTAAGTTATGACAGAACGGACTGGGAAAATAGAAAATTTATTCCGCCAAGTGATTTAGGATGGTATTATATTACTACAAATGACGAAGCATCTCTAGATGTTGAAACAGGAAACGAATTAAGAACGTTTTTGAATAATTTGCTAACTTATGAAGTGACTCTTGGTAAGCATAAAATTGATGCTCTTGCAGGTTGGATTCAGGAAAAAAGAGATTATCACAGATACAATATGAGAGGTGTAGGTTTTACGCCAAACGACATTCCGATGCTTCAATATGCAGATGCTAGAAATGCATCCGAATATAAATTTACGATTACAGGAATATCATATATCAGTAGATTAAATTATGCTTACGATGACCGTTATTTATTGCAGGCTAATTTTAGACAAGATAAAACGTCTCTTTTCAGTGAGAAAAATAATTCGGCAAATTTTTACTCTTTTTCCGGAGGATGGAAAATTAGCAACGAAAAATTCTGGACATTGCCAGAATGGATAAGCAATATTAAACTTAGAGGAGGTTACGGGACATTAGGAAATAATACCATTTCGCAATATTTCTTTGCTTCAACCGTAAACAGTTTTGCAGGTTATGATTTTAATAATGAACTTGCCCCAGGAACAACTGTAGTTGCGGCCCTTGACCCGAATGTAAAATGGGAAAAATCTACAAACTCAAATGTGGGTATCGAATTAGGTTTTTTAAACAATGATTTACAGTTTACAGCAGAATACTTTGTAAAAAAATCAGATGATTTATTGTTAGGAGTTCCGCTTCCGTTTTCTACAGGTGCATTTCCGGCAAGTGTTACCACAAATGCGGGATCAATGAAAAATTCAGGGGTTGAGTTTACAGCAGCTTACAGCAATCATCATCATAAATTTAAATATGATATTTCTGCAAACTTTGGAACACTGAAAAATGAAGTTACTAAAATCGGTGTAAACGGAAATCCGATCTACGGAGCAGTTTCTAAAACTGAAGTAGGAAGATCTGTTGGCGAAATGTTTGCTTGGGAAGCAATTGGAATTTTCCAAAATGCAGCTGAAGTTGCGGCTTCTCCAACACAAACCGGTGCAGCTCCTGGAGACGTGAAATTTAGAGATGTAAATGGCGACGGAATAATTACAGATGCAGATAGAACTTTCCAAGGAGTAACAATTCCTAAATATGGCTTCGGATTTAATTTCAGTGCTTCTTATTCTAACTTTGATTTCTCAATGTTTTGGCAGGGAGCAGGAGGTAACAAAGTATTTAATGCGATGTACCGCAATTTAATGATCGGACAATATACAAATCATCATACAGATGAGTTAAATTATTGGACACCAACTAATACCAATACAAATATTCCAGCTCCAGTTATTGGAGATCCAAATGGAAACAGCAGAGATTCAAACAGATTTATTGAAAGCGGCGATTATGTGAAGCTGCAAACAATGGAAATCGGTTATAACATTCCGATAAAAGATAAATTTATTGAAAAGGCTAAGGTTTACCTAAATGGTCAAAATCTGTTGATTATCTCTAAATATAAAGGATATGATCCTGACTTTAACAGTGACGGATTACTTTCAAGAGGATATGATGCAGGATCTTTTCCAAATCCAAGAACAATTTCTTTAGGAGTAGAAGTGAGCTTCTAA